In a single window of the Streptacidiphilus sp. P02-A3a genome:
- a CDS encoding Uma2 family endonuclease — MTAIMPAQLSTEEFEALEAVAPEPIRLEFVNGRLEVKPVPDGDHGEIVMWVLERCMAQRPELRLYPEQGLITEAFGQGRSRPDGALAPKGYFKGRGEWSDAGGVLMVVEVTSSQPENDRNAKPFGYASAGIPVYLLIDRRRGELVVHSNPSGGCYADTHRTQGLGERLHLPDPVGIVLETEELKELIA, encoded by the coding sequence GTGACCGCGATCATGCCCGCGCAATTGAGCACGGAGGAGTTCGAGGCGCTGGAAGCCGTCGCGCCCGAGCCCATCCGACTGGAATTCGTCAACGGCAGGTTGGAGGTCAAGCCGGTGCCCGATGGCGACCACGGCGAGATCGTGATGTGGGTCCTTGAGCGCTGCATGGCCCAACGGCCGGAGCTGCGGCTGTACCCGGAGCAGGGACTGATCACCGAGGCGTTCGGGCAGGGCCGGTCACGCCCGGACGGAGCACTCGCCCCGAAGGGCTACTTCAAGGGCCGGGGCGAGTGGTCCGACGCCGGTGGGGTGCTGATGGTGGTCGAGGTGACGTCCAGCCAGCCTGAGAACGACCGGAACGCCAAGCCCTTCGGCTACGCCTCCGCTGGAATCCCGGTCTACCTGTTGATCGACCGGCGGCGCGGGGAACTCGTCGTGCACAGCAACCCCAGCGGCGGGTGCTACGCGGACACCCACCGCACCCAGGGACTGGGCGAGCGGCTGCACCTGCCCGACCCGGTCGGGATCGTGCTGGAGACCGAGGAGCTCAAGGAGCTCATCGCCTGA
- a CDS encoding TetR/AcrR family transcriptional regulator: protein MTDSAAPPRKGRPRNADADEAILAATRTVLAEQGWGGLTMGDVAARAGVAKTTLYRRWPSKNELVVSAVAVLFDELEMADLGSLQADIEAVVQQFADLLAQPESRSALLALFAEATRDPALRLRVREAITDPQKQLVRQGRAAAQARGELPPDENPAQARADVDVIFDTIAGAVEHRMLVTGEPASPEWIRRFTTLLLTPMTAPESH from the coding sequence TTGACCGACTCCGCCGCTCCCCCGCGCAAGGGCCGCCCGCGCAACGCCGACGCGGACGAGGCGATCCTCGCCGCGACCAGGACCGTGTTGGCGGAGCAGGGCTGGGGCGGGCTCACCATGGGGGACGTCGCGGCGCGCGCGGGGGTCGCCAAGACCACCCTCTACCGGCGCTGGCCCTCCAAGAACGAGCTGGTGGTGTCGGCCGTCGCGGTGCTCTTCGACGAGCTGGAGATGGCCGACCTGGGCAGCCTTCAGGCCGACATCGAGGCCGTCGTCCAGCAGTTCGCCGACCTGCTGGCGCAGCCGGAGAGCCGGTCCGCGCTGCTCGCGCTCTTCGCCGAGGCCACCCGCGACCCGGCGCTGCGGCTGCGGGTGCGCGAGGCCATCACCGACCCGCAGAAGCAGCTGGTACGCCAGGGCCGCGCCGCCGCCCAGGCCCGCGGCGAACTCCCGCCGGACGAGAACCCGGCCCAGGCCCGCGCCGACGTCGACGTCATCTTCGACACCATCGCGGGCGCGGTCGAACACCGGATGCTGGTCACCGGCGAACCGGCCTCCCCGGAATGGATCCGCCGCTTCACCACGCTGCTGCTCACCCCGATGACCGCCCCCGAATCCCACTGA